From Halotia branconii CENA392, the proteins below share one genomic window:
- a CDS encoding Uma2 family endonuclease, producing the protein MNTATITFPPILKLKIELSDEQFFQMCQKNSNYRFERTASGEILIMPPTGSDTGNRNFDLAVELGIWNKQTKLGKGFDSSTGFTLPNGAKRSPDASWIKIERWNALTPEQQEKFAPICPDFVVELRSVSDSLKDLQEKMQEYIENGAQLGWLIDRKNKRVEIYRPNKDVEILDNPTSLSGENVLPGFVLNLQQIM; encoded by the coding sequence ATGAACACTGCTACAATAACCTTCCCTCCTATCCTCAAATTAAAAATTGAGTTGAGCGATGAACAATTTTTCCAAATGTGCCAGAAAAATAGTAATTATAGATTTGAGCGCACAGCATCAGGGGAAATCTTAATTATGCCACCTACAGGTAGTGATACTGGCAACCGTAACTTTGATCTGGCTGTTGAGTTAGGAATCTGGAATAAACAGACTAAATTAGGTAAAGGTTTTGACTCTTCAACTGGTTTTACCTTACCCAATGGTGCAAAACGTTCTCCTGATGCTTCTTGGATAAAAATTGAACGTTGGAATGCTTTAACCCCAGAACAACAAGAAAAATTTGCTCCGATTTGTCCTGATTTTGTAGTGGAGTTGCGCTCTGTTAGTGATTCTTTAAAAGATTTGCAAGAGAAGATGCAAGAGTATATTGAAAATGGCGCTCAATTAGGCTGGCTAATTGACCGTAAAAATAAGCGAGTGGAAATTTATCGTCCAAATAAAGATGTAGAAATATTAGATAATCCGACTAGTTTGTCAGGAGAAAATGTGCTGCCTGGATTTGTGTTAAATTTACAACAGATTATGTAG
- a CDS encoding DICT sensory domain-containing protein, with translation MSISTSVLSDLLQSIPYLRPQLYFKASLTALSHAMEDQVLAATLEQPLVIASFQRERYYRQEAHRYQRLAQRSNQIYVLSAPETDFTNSSEHYEKIAFEFEDALSQEWHLVVIAENYATCLVCRENLGSITKNKQLPEFTPSLDMDTSRRFEGIWTSERGVSLKVAELLLDRIVIYRPSLVNKVKQARLRFGIGETRSYSQTNQMTEFACDIDTDPFVQRLVTYLQASQYKLHKAYRSITAQARKERLVNSISTAIRRSLDPHEVLQIAAQELGQHLGASRCLIYRAQATDVQAMIEHEFLMSSVLSVCGETWELDKNPLFQEVIKKGEGVCVADTLTDSRVTSSKTLSVIAKKFAIRSWLIEPVLFQGRLLGIVELHYCTLPPHEWQQGELDLVEAIATQMGAALIQAEAYANLEELNQQLEALDRTRSNLIAITGHELRTPLSTIQVCLESLASEPDMPVELQQVMLSTALSDSERMRKLVQDFLTLSNLESGRVEWHPESLTLQECVDLALSRLRTRSTPEKPPKIKTQISQNLPLVRADGDWLVEVLAKLIDNACKFTPQKGEISIKATRNGNQMVEVTVADTGRGIEPNRLEIVFDRFYQEEGALRRTAGGTGLGLAICRQIVNGWGGEIWAESKGKDQGSQFHFTIPVVQNSQEEKRSKVKSK, from the coding sequence ATGAGCATTTCGACTTCCGTGCTGAGTGATCTGCTACAGTCCATACCCTACCTGCGACCCCAGCTATATTTTAAGGCTTCATTAACAGCTCTCTCCCACGCGATGGAAGATCAAGTTTTGGCTGCAACTTTGGAACAGCCTCTAGTAATTGCTAGCTTCCAACGAGAGCGATATTATCGTCAAGAAGCTCATCGCTATCAGCGACTAGCTCAACGTAGTAATCAAATATATGTTTTATCTGCTCCAGAAACAGATTTTACCAACAGTTCAGAACATTACGAAAAGATCGCTTTTGAATTTGAAGATGCTTTAAGTCAAGAATGGCATTTAGTAGTGATTGCTGAAAATTATGCTACTTGCTTAGTTTGTCGAGAAAACTTGGGTTCAATTACCAAAAACAAGCAACTACCTGAGTTCACTCCTAGTCTAGATATGGACACATCTCGCAGGTTTGAGGGAATTTGGACATCAGAACGGGGAGTCAGCCTCAAAGTAGCAGAATTGCTTTTAGACAGGATTGTCATTTACAGACCAAGCTTGGTTAACAAAGTTAAACAGGCACGTCTGAGGTTTGGCATCGGAGAGACTAGAAGCTACTCTCAAACAAACCAAATGACTGAATTTGCTTGTGATATTGACACTGACCCTTTTGTGCAGCGCTTAGTAACCTATCTGCAAGCTAGTCAATATAAATTACACAAAGCTTACCGTTCCATCACTGCCCAAGCACGTAAAGAACGATTAGTCAACTCAATTAGTACTGCGATTCGGCGATCGCTCGACCCCCATGAAGTATTACAAATTGCTGCCCAAGAACTAGGACAACACTTAGGAGCTAGTCGCTGTCTAATTTACCGCGCTCAAGCCACAGATGTCCAAGCCATGATTGAACACGAGTTTTTAATGTCTAGTGTTTTATCTGTTTGTGGAGAAACTTGGGAGTTAGATAAAAATCCTTTATTTCAGGAAGTAATCAAAAAAGGTGAGGGTGTGTGTGTAGCGGATACGCTGACAGACTCGCGGGTGACTAGTTCAAAGACATTATCTGTAATTGCCAAAAAGTTTGCTATTCGCTCTTGGTTAATCGAACCAGTATTATTTCAAGGACGATTATTAGGCATTGTCGAGTTACATTATTGCACCTTGCCGCCCCATGAGTGGCAACAAGGAGAACTAGATTTGGTAGAAGCGATCGCCACTCAAATGGGAGCAGCCCTAATTCAAGCAGAAGCTTACGCCAACCTCGAAGAACTCAATCAACAGCTAGAAGCCCTTGACCGCACCCGCAGCAACCTCATAGCCATCACTGGACACGAACTCCGCACTCCCCTATCTACAATCCAAGTGTGCCTAGAAAGTCTCGCCAGCGAGCCGGATATGCCTGTGGAGTTACAGCAAGTCATGCTCAGTACTGCTCTTTCCGATTCCGAACGAATGCGAAAACTGGTGCAAGATTTCCTCACTCTTTCTAACCTAGAAAGCGGTCGAGTGGAATGGCATCCAGAATCCTTGACTTTACAAGAGTGCGTTGATTTAGCCCTTAGCCGTCTTCGTACACGTTCCACACCCGAAAAGCCACCCAAAATCAAAACCCAAATCTCTCAAAATTTGCCTTTAGTCAGAGCAGACGGTGATTGGTTAGTGGAAGTGCTAGCAAAGCTTATAGATAACGCCTGTAAATTTACGCCCCAAAAAGGAGAAATATCGATTAAGGCAACTCGCAACGGCAATCAGATGGTAGAAGTCACCGTAGCTGATACTGGACGCGGTATTGAACCCAATCGTCTAGAAATAGTTTTTGACCGCTTTTATCAAGAAGAAGGTGCGCTGCGGCGGACAGCGGGCGGTACTGGTCTAGGACTGGCAATATGTCGCCAAATTGTTAACGGCTGGGGTGGCGAGATTTGGGCAGAATCGAAAGGTAAAGACCAAGGCAGTCAATTTCATTTCACTATTCCCGTAGTCCAGAATAGCCAGGAAGAAAAGCGCTCAAAAGTCAAGAGTAAATAG
- a CDS encoding photosystem I reaction center subunit II PsaD, with the protein MAETLSGQTPLFGGSTGGLLTKAKEEEKYAITWTSPKQQVFEMPTGGAATMRQGENLLYLARKEQCIAFGGQLRKFKITDYKIYRVLPNGETTFIHPADGVFPEKVNEGREKVRYVPRRIGENPSPAKLKFSGKYTYDA; encoded by the coding sequence ATGGCAGAAACACTTTCTGGACAAACTCCGCTATTTGGTGGCAGCACTGGCGGCTTGCTAACAAAAGCAAAAGAGGAAGAAAAGTACGCTATCACTTGGACTAGCCCTAAGCAGCAAGTTTTTGAAATGCCTACAGGTGGTGCTGCCACTATGCGGCAGGGCGAAAATTTGTTGTATTTAGCTCGCAAAGAACAATGCATTGCTTTCGGTGGACAACTCCGTAAGTTCAAAATCACAGATTACAAAATTTACCGGGTTTTACCTAACGGAGAAACCACTTTTATTCACCCAGCTGATGGTGTCTTCCCAGAAAAGGTGAACGAAGGTCGCGAAAAGGTACGTTATGTACCACGCCGAATCGGAGAAAACCCCAGTCCAGCAAAACTCAAGTTTTCTGGCAAATATACTTACGACGCATAG
- a CDS encoding DUF2605 domain-containing protein, whose translation MRDSNLPGPDLLKTILEPLLDDFQYWFARSRNFLETERLSFMSEQDQSDLLLRVKQAQEELNTAKMLFAATEGQVGIDMSTLMPWHQLVTECWNVAMRFRSQQTGWQKQDGI comes from the coding sequence ATGCGAGACTCAAATTTACCAGGGCCCGATCTGCTGAAAACGATTTTAGAACCGTTGTTAGATGACTTTCAGTACTGGTTTGCGCGATCGCGTAACTTTTTGGAAACAGAACGGCTTTCATTTATGAGTGAACAAGACCAATCTGACTTGCTATTGCGAGTTAAGCAAGCGCAGGAAGAGTTAAACACCGCAAAGATGCTGTTTGCTGCGACTGAGGGACAAGTCGGGATTGATATGTCAACTTTAATGCCCTGGCATCAACTGGTAACAGAATGCTGGAATGTAGCAATGCGCTTTCGTTCTCAGCAAACTGGTTGGCAAAAGCAAGACGGTATATAA
- the trpE gene encoding anthranilate synthase component I translates to MIFPDFSDFSGLALQGNFVPVYQEWVADLDTPVSAWYKVCAGQPYSFLLESVEGGEKLGRYSLVGCDPLWILEARGSNTTQTHRDGSQVVFEGDPFTVLAECLAPYHPVKLPQLPQGIGGLFGFWGYELIHWIEPRVPIHVPDERNIPDGLWMQIDQLLVFDQVKRKIWAIAYADLRDPKVDLKSAYQQACDRVTQMVSKLSLPVSPQKTILEWTPPGSKTAVGTEEYTSNFTRPEFCASVQKAKEYIKAGDIFQVVISQRLSTPYTGDPFALYRSLRQINPSPYMSYFHFQDWQIIGSSPEVMVKAERNSDGEVIATVRPIAGTRPRGKTTKEDAALAEDLLQDPKEIAEHVMLVDLGRNDLGRVCDNGSVKVDELMVIERYSHVMHIVSNVVGKLAPNKTAWDLLKACFPAGTVSGAPKIRAMEIIHELEPSRRGVYSGVYGYYDFEGQLNSAIAIRTMVLRDNTVTVQAGAGLVADSDPEKEYEETLNKARGLLLAIRCLR, encoded by the coding sequence ATGATCTTCCCCGATTTTTCTGATTTTTCTGGACTAGCTTTGCAAGGTAACTTTGTGCCAGTGTATCAAGAATGGGTAGCAGACCTAGATACACCTGTGTCTGCTTGGTATAAAGTCTGTGCTGGTCAGCCCTACAGCTTTTTATTGGAATCGGTGGAAGGTGGGGAAAAATTGGGGCGTTACAGTTTAGTCGGTTGTGATCCGCTGTGGATTTTGGAAGCCAGAGGTAGTAATACAACCCAAACACACCGTGACGGCTCTCAAGTTGTTTTTGAAGGTGATCCATTTACAGTTTTAGCTGAATGTTTAGCACCTTATCACCCAGTTAAGTTACCGCAACTACCACAAGGAATTGGTGGTTTGTTTGGGTTTTGGGGCTATGAATTAATCCACTGGATTGAGCCGCGTGTACCAATTCACGTTCCAGATGAGAGAAATATCCCTGATGGATTGTGGATGCAGATAGACCAACTGCTAGTTTTTGATCAGGTAAAACGGAAAATTTGGGCGATCGCCTACGCTGATTTACGTGACCCAAAAGTAGATTTAAAATCAGCTTATCAACAAGCGTGCGATCGCGTTACCCAGATGGTCAGCAAGCTATCCCTACCTGTGTCGCCGCAAAAAACTATATTGGAATGGACACCGCCAGGAAGTAAAACAGCAGTAGGAACTGAAGAATACACCAGCAACTTCACCCGTCCAGAATTTTGCGCCAGTGTCCAAAAGGCAAAAGAGTACATCAAAGCGGGTGATATTTTTCAAGTAGTTATTTCCCAACGTCTATCAACACCATATACAGGCGACCCTTTTGCGCTTTACCGTTCCTTGCGCCAAATCAACCCCTCGCCTTACATGTCTTACTTCCACTTCCAGGATTGGCAAATTATCGGTTCCAGTCCAGAGGTAATGGTGAAAGCAGAACGTAATTCTGATGGTGAGGTAATAGCAACAGTACGCCCCATTGCTGGCACACGTCCACGAGGTAAGACAACCAAAGAAGATGCAGCCTTAGCCGAGGATTTGCTGCAAGATCCGAAAGAAATTGCTGAACACGTGATGCTCGTTGATTTGGGGCGTAATGATCTAGGGCGCGTTTGCGACAATGGTAGCGTCAAAGTTGATGAATTAATGGTGATTGAGCGCTATTCCCATGTGATGCACATTGTCAGTAATGTAGTGGGTAAATTAGCACCCAATAAAACCGCCTGGGATTTACTCAAAGCTTGTTTTCCCGCAGGTACAGTCAGCGGCGCACCTAAAATTCGGGCGATGGAAATTATCCACGAGTTAGAACCGAGTCGTCGGGGTGTTTATTCGGGCGTTTATGGTTATTACGATTTTGAAGGACAATTGAATAGTGCGATCGCTATTCGCACAATGGTATTACGTGACAACACGGTAACTGTACAAGCAGGTGCAGGTTTGGTAGCAGATTCAGATCCAGAAAAAGAATACGAAGAAACGTTGAATAAAGCCAGAGGGCTATTACTGGCTATTCGTTGTTTACGTTGA
- a CDS encoding EAL domain-containing protein gives MSHKCPISKTCACRHVVRCRTGEAGRLFLWFPISHTLQKVISYLQQFALKYELMHKRPGLSLNCKPGQAQEVAHNLAQLLTPRELKETQVLFIRGSIPIQPQIQDFSDITSLQRFIKFSQSNWLVEMLATKRFTTHFQPIVFMEDTSQIYGYEALLRGLDEQGNLVPPVPILELATEAGLLPQLDQLARLSTIHQFSRHQVSGHIFINFAPTTVYDPAFCLRSTVEAIDTAGISHERVVFEVVESDNTQDLDHLKAVLQYYRDAGFLIALDDLGSGYSSLNLLHQLRPDFIKLDIGLIRNVHQDLYKASITEKLLEITQKLNIRTVAEGIECIEELNWLRERGANFAQGYLIAKPNPVPTTTTPYFDSSTLTVTSASCKQIEQRVQHQSESERIVAAVTQRIRQSLELDEILQTTAAEVRQLFEVDRVVIYQFKPDWSGFVAVESLAEGCMSILGFHVMDTCFQSTRAAYYQQGNTRAIENIETAGLSPCHVDLLKSLKIRANLVVPILYQKRLWGLLIAHQCRDTRKWQQSEINLFNQLASQAAIAIQQSELYRQLQQANQELQRLASSDGLTQVANRRCFDDTLHTQWELSVQEQTSLSLILCDVDYFKLYNDTHGHLAGDDALRHVAKAIEKAVKHPTDLVARYGGEEFAVILPNTDIARAIAIATDIQSNVNALHLPHPNSQASEFITLSLGLATIIPHHHSSSDILIAAADLGLYQAKAQGRNCVVQMDCADVNTKCSYIFRE, from the coding sequence ATGAGCCATAAATGTCCTATCTCCAAGACTTGTGCTTGTCGCCATGTTGTGCGTTGCCGAACTGGGGAAGCAGGTAGGCTCTTTCTCTGGTTCCCCATTTCTCATACTCTGCAAAAAGTCATCTCCTATCTACAGCAGTTCGCCCTGAAGTATGAGTTGATGCACAAGCGACCAGGACTAAGTTTGAATTGTAAACCTGGACAGGCTCAAGAAGTTGCCCATAACCTGGCTCAACTCCTTACACCGAGAGAATTAAAAGAAACGCAAGTGCTTTTCATCCGAGGATCTATCCCTATCCAGCCTCAGATTCAGGATTTTAGTGATATCACCTCATTGCAGCGCTTCATTAAGTTCAGTCAGTCAAACTGGCTAGTTGAAATGTTAGCAACAAAACGATTCACCACTCATTTCCAACCAATCGTCTTCATGGAGGATACATCCCAAATTTATGGATATGAAGCGCTCTTGCGAGGGCTGGATGAACAAGGCAATTTAGTGCCGCCAGTACCAATCTTGGAGTTAGCAACCGAAGCCGGACTTCTGCCACAACTCGACCAACTTGCTCGATTAAGCACAATCCATCAATTCAGCCGACATCAAGTAAGCGGTCACATCTTCATCAATTTTGCACCAACAACAGTTTATGACCCTGCTTTTTGTCTACGCAGTACAGTTGAAGCAATTGATACTGCTGGCATTTCCCATGAGCGAGTTGTCTTTGAAGTCGTCGAGTCAGATAATACTCAAGATTTAGACCATCTCAAAGCAGTGCTGCAATACTACCGAGATGCTGGTTTTTTAATAGCCCTTGATGACCTAGGCTCTGGCTATTCCAGTCTGAACTTGCTGCATCAGTTACGTCCAGACTTTATCAAGTTGGACATAGGATTGATCCGAAATGTACATCAAGACCTTTATAAAGCCTCGATTACCGAGAAGCTGCTAGAAATTACTCAAAAGTTAAACATTCGCACTGTTGCTGAAGGAATTGAGTGCATTGAAGAATTGAACTGGCTGCGAGAACGAGGCGCAAATTTTGCTCAAGGCTATTTGATTGCTAAACCTAATCCAGTGCCTACCACTACAACCCCTTATTTTGATTCAAGCACATTGACTGTAACCTCGGCATCTTGTAAGCAGATTGAGCAGCGTGTTCAACATCAAAGCGAGTCCGAGCGAATTGTAGCTGCTGTGACACAGCGTATCCGACAATCGTTAGAGTTAGACGAGATTTTGCAAACCACAGCAGCCGAAGTGCGACAACTGTTTGAGGTAGACCGAGTGGTGATCTATCAGTTTAAGCCAGACTGGAGTGGGTTTGTTGCTGTAGAATCCTTAGCTGAAGGCTGCATGTCTATTCTTGGATTTCACGTCATGGATACGTGCTTTCAATCTACACGTGCAGCTTACTATCAACAAGGCAATACCAGAGCAATTGAAAACATTGAAACTGCTGGATTATCGCCGTGTCACGTTGATCTCCTCAAAAGTTTAAAAATCCGGGCAAACCTTGTTGTTCCCATCTTGTATCAAAAGCGTTTATGGGGATTATTGATTGCTCATCAATGCCGTGATACCAGAAAATGGCAGCAATCGGAGATTAACCTATTTAACCAGTTAGCATCTCAAGCTGCGATCGCCATTCAACAATCGGAACTTTATCGTCAACTACAACAAGCAAATCAGGAATTACAGCGCCTTGCCAGTTCGGATGGTCTGACCCAAGTAGCAAACCGACGTTGCTTTGATGACACGTTACATACACAGTGGGAACTGTCGGTACAAGAGCAAACCTCACTATCTTTGATTTTGTGTGATGTAGATTACTTTAAGCTTTACAACGATACACATGGTCATCTAGCAGGAGACGATGCACTTAGACACGTTGCCAAGGCAATCGAGAAGGCAGTTAAACATCCTACTGATTTAGTTGCTCGCTACGGTGGAGAAGAGTTTGCGGTTATTTTACCAAATACTGATATCGCAAGAGCCATTGCAATTGCAACAGATATCCAGTCCAATGTGAATGCATTACACCTGCCTCATCCAAATTCTCAAGCCAGTGAATTTATTACACTCAGTCTTGGCTTGGCAACCATCATTCCTCATCATCACTCATCGAGCGACATATTAATTGCTGCTGCTGACTTGGGACTTTATCAGGCAAAAGCACAAGGTAGAAATTGTGTAGTACAGATGGACTGTGCAGATGTTAACACCAAATGTAGCTACATTTTCCGAGAGTGA
- a CDS encoding DUF2973 domain-containing protein: MLHLLYILAFTILAVIAVANLIRNLIMFSFDRERPYPARSSQMGNQGDFGYFASKRQFAPHPELLDNAGNLIKEPLLVMRSINVDDAREHLDALYEASPGHKSENSEEA, from the coding sequence ATGTTACACCTACTTTACATTCTTGCTTTTACTATTCTTGCGGTCATAGCTGTGGCTAATTTAATTCGCAATTTGATTATGTTCAGTTTTGATCGAGAGCGACCTTATCCGGCCAGATCTTCGCAAATGGGTAATCAGGGTGACTTTGGTTATTTTGCATCTAAAAGACAGTTTGCACCGCATCCAGAGTTGTTAGATAATGCGGGCAACTTAATTAAGGAACCACTATTAGTGATGCGTTCCATCAATGTTGATGATGCCCGCGAACACTTAGACGCTCTTTATGAAGCTTCTCCAGGGCATAAAAGCGAAAACTCAGAAGAAGCATAA
- a CDS encoding amylo-alpha-1,6-glucosidase has translation MTPDALMNPEKISLDGKTFIPAEQSPIPEWPCVVSERPQPTLTAKDDDLFLVTDTMGNISGCSLNDGNSSMGLFCSDTRFLNRLELQIEGRSPVLLSSTAEKGFSLSILCANPKIEENLKAETVGIRREIVLNGALFEEIEVTNYSTTTVSFELSISFDADFIDLFEVRGYDREKQGRILRLAEPTTEEKASNGISPVQSQPPESLNLAYQGLDGLIMESRIQFQHCQPGYFKGYTAIWQLELASHETRKLGYRVNMFTNNKSSSTVSAAFTLGQAKAAELMEEQHWIQQITRISSDKSIFNHVIERAEQDIYLLRQSFGKYKTVSAGVPWFSALFGRDSLITASQTLMLNPQIAKETLMLLATYQGKIEDDWREEEPGKILHELRLGEMARCQEIPHTPYYGTVDATPLWLMLYAEYYAWTHDQETLEQLWPNALAAMEWIDRNLKQNGYLSYHRRSKRGLANQGWKDSGDCIVNHKGELANGSIALCEVQAYVYAAKMRLAETARMKKRLDLSDRWQEEARNLKVRFNKDFWIEDQDFCALALDGDGKQVDSITSNPGHCLHLGIFTPEKAYSVAERLRAPDMFNGWGIRTLSSLSPAYNPMGYHVGSVWPHDNSLVAMGLRSLGLVDQALELFQGLFDMTIHQPYQCPPELFCGYERNGDKAPVKYPVACTPQAWATGSIFQLLQMIVNLVPDAQNNCLRIIDPALPESINRLSLHNLRVGPTILDLEFERSGSTTACRVAKKRGNLRVVIEA, from the coding sequence ATGACACCGGATGCACTGATGAACCCGGAAAAAATTTCTTTGGACGGCAAAACTTTTATTCCCGCAGAGCAATCACCTATCCCAGAGTGGCCTTGTGTTGTGAGTGAAAGACCACAACCAACTTTGACGGCTAAAGACGATGATTTATTTTTAGTAACAGATACAATGGGGAACATTTCTGGTTGTTCTCTCAACGATGGCAACTCCAGTATGGGACTGTTTTGCAGTGATACACGATTTTTGAACCGTCTGGAGTTGCAAATTGAAGGGCGATCGCCAGTGCTACTAAGCAGTACTGCTGAAAAAGGGTTTTCACTGTCAATTTTGTGTGCCAATCCCAAAATTGAAGAAAATCTCAAAGCCGAAACTGTAGGGATTCGCCGCGAAATTGTCCTTAATGGGGCGCTTTTTGAAGAAATAGAAGTCACTAACTACAGTACAACTACCGTCAGTTTTGAACTCAGTATCAGCTTTGACGCGGATTTTATAGATTTATTTGAAGTCCGGGGTTATGACAGAGAAAAACAAGGTAGAATCCTGCGTTTAGCCGAACCAACAACAGAGGAAAAAGCCTCTAATGGCATTTCACCTGTACAAAGTCAGCCTCCAGAATCCTTGAACTTAGCCTATCAAGGTCTGGATGGCTTGATAATGGAGTCCCGTATTCAATTCCAACATTGTCAACCAGGCTATTTCAAAGGTTACACTGCGATTTGGCAGCTAGAGTTGGCTTCTCACGAGACTCGTAAGCTGGGCTATCGGGTAAACATGTTTACCAACAACAAATCTAGCTCTACTGTTAGTGCAGCTTTTACCCTCGGACAAGCCAAAGCTGCTGAATTAATGGAAGAGCAGCACTGGATACAACAAATTACGCGGATTAGCTCAGATAAAAGCATCTTCAATCATGTAATTGAGAGAGCTGAACAAGATATATACTTGTTGCGTCAGTCTTTTGGCAAGTATAAGACTGTTTCTGCGGGAGTACCTTGGTTCTCTGCATTATTTGGGCGAGATTCGCTGATTACAGCCTCCCAAACCTTGATGTTGAACCCGCAAATTGCCAAAGAAACGCTCATGTTACTGGCAACATACCAAGGTAAAATCGAGGATGACTGGCGCGAAGAAGAACCAGGCAAGATTTTACACGAGCTGCGCTTAGGGGAAATGGCTCGTTGTCAAGAAATTCCCCACACACCATACTACGGCACAGTTGATGCCACTCCTCTGTGGTTAATGTTGTATGCTGAATACTACGCTTGGACTCACGATCAAGAAACCCTAGAGCAACTTTGGCCTAATGCTCTAGCAGCAATGGAGTGGATTGATCGCAATCTCAAACAAAACGGTTATCTCAGCTATCATCGCAGATCTAAACGTGGTCTGGCCAATCAAGGCTGGAAAGACTCTGGTGACTGTATTGTAAACCACAAAGGAGAGCTAGCTAACGGATCAATTGCTCTGTGCGAAGTTCAAGCTTACGTTTATGCAGCGAAAATGCGGCTGGCAGAAACAGCTAGAATGAAGAAACGCCTTGATTTGTCTGATCGCTGGCAAGAAGAAGCTAGAAATCTCAAGGTTCGTTTCAATAAAGACTTTTGGATAGAAGACCAAGATTTCTGCGCTCTCGCTTTAGATGGAGATGGCAAACAAGTAGATAGTATTACATCTAATCCTGGACACTGCCTACATTTGGGAATTTTTACACCGGAAAAAGCCTACAGTGTAGCAGAGCGTTTGCGCGCACCTGATATGTTTAATGGTTGGGGCATTCGTACCCTCAGTAGTTTGTCACCAGCTTACAATCCGATGGGGTATCACGTTGGTTCAGTTTGGCCTCATGATAACTCTTTAGTTGCTATGGGATTGCGATCGCTAGGACTAGTCGATCAAGCTTTAGAACTTTTTCAAGGCTTGTTTGATATGACTATCCATCAACCTTATCAATGCCCCCCGGAACTTTTTTGCGGCTACGAACGTAATGGAGATAAAGCCCCTGTAAAATATCCAGTTGCTTGTACTCCCCAAGCTTGGGCTACTGGCAGTATATTTCAACTCCTGCAAATGATTGTTAACTTAGTGCCTGATGCTCAAAATAATTGTTTACGAATCATCGACCCCGCTTTGCCAGAGTCGATCAATCGTCTGTCATTACACAATTTACGAGTCGGCCCTACCATACTTGATCTAGAATTTGAGCGTTCTGGTAGCACTACGGCTTGTCGCGTTGCTAAAAAACGCGGCAATCTCCGAGTAGTGATTGAAGCTTAA